In Strigops habroptila isolate Jane chromosome 2, bStrHab1.2.pri, whole genome shotgun sequence, one genomic interval encodes:
- the TFDP1 gene encoding transcription factor Dp-1 isoform X1, which translates to MVLIHSAVRRPQAGLIEANGELKVFIDQNLSPGKGVVSLLAVHPSTVNTLGKQLLPKTFGQSNVNIAQQVVIGTPQRPSAPNTILVGSPHTPNTHFVSQNQTGDSSPWSAGKRNKKGEKNGKGLRHFSMKVCEKVQRKGTTSYNEVADELVAEFSTTDNHISPNESQAYDQKNIRRRVYDALNVLMAMNIISKEKKEIKWIGLPTNSAQECQNLEVEKQRRLERIKQKQSQLQELILQQIAFKNLVQRNRQAEQQANRPPPSNSVIHLPFIIVNTSKKTVIDCSISNDKFEYLFNFDNTFEIHDDIEVLKRMGMACGLESGSCSAEDLKIARSLVPKALEPYVTEMAQGSISSVYVTSSSGSASNGTRFSASDFSNGGDGMLATSSNGSQYSGSRVETPVSYVGDDDDDDDDFNENDDDD; encoded by the exons GGGTTGTTTCTCTATTGGCTGTTCATCCTTCTACAGTAAATACGCTTGGAAAACAGCTCCTGCCAAAAACATTCGGACAGTCTAATGTCAACATTGCACAACAAGTG GTTATTGGTACACCTCAGAGACCTTCAGCGCCAAATACTATCCTGGTAGGAAGTCCACATACACCTAACACACATTTTGTATCACAGAACCAGACTGGCGATTCTTCACCATGGTCTGCTGG GAAGCGgaacaaaaaaggagagaagaatgGCAAGGGTTTACGTCATTTCTCTATGAAGGTTTGTGAGAAGGTACAAAGAAAAGGAACCACCTCATACAATGAGGTGGCAGACGAGTTGGTTGCAGAATTCAGTACCACTGATAATCACATTTCACCAAATGAATCA CAGGCTTATGACCAGAAGAATATTAGACGACGTGTCTATGATGCCTTAAATGTCCTTATGGCCATGAACATTATCTCtaaggagaagaaggaaatcaAATGGATTGGTCTACCTACTAACTCGGCTCAGGAATGTCAGAATTTAGAG gtggagaaacagagaagacttgaaagaataaagcaaaaacagTCTCAACTACAAGAACTCATTCTACAG CAAATTGCCTTCAAGAACCTCGTTCAGCGAAACCGTCAAGCAGAACAACAGGCAAATCGACCGCCACCTTCCAATTCTGTCATCCATTTGCCATTTATCATTGTGAACACCAGCAAGAAGACAGTGATTGACTGCAGTATTTCAAATGACAA atttgAATATCTATTTAATTTTGACAATACTTTTGAAATTCATGATGATATAGAAGTACTAAAACGAATGGGAATGGCTTGTGGGTTAGAATCTGGAAGCTGTTCAGCAGAGGACCTAAAAATTGCAAGGAGTTTGGTTCCTAAAGCTCTGGAACCATATGTGACAG aaatggCTCAGGGATCAATCAGCAGTGTATATGTCACATCTTCATCAGGTTCTGCATCAAATGGCACAAGATTTTCAGCCAG tgactTTTCCAATGGTGGAGACGGGATGTTGGCTACAAGTTCCAACGGATCTCAGTACAGTGGCTCCAGAGTTGAAACACCAGTTTCTTATGTTGGGGATGACGATGACGACGACGAcgattttaatgaaaatgatgaTGACGACTGA
- the TFDP1 gene encoding transcription factor Dp-1 isoform X4: MAKDAGLIEANGELKVFIDQNLSPGKGVVSLLAVHPSTVNTLGKQLLPKTFGQSNVNIAQQVVIGTPQRPSAPNTILVGSPHTPNTHFVSQNQTGDSSPWSAGKRNKKGEKNGKGLRHFSMKVCEKVQRKGTTSYNEVADELVAEFSTTDNHISPNESQAYDQKNIRRRVYDALNVLMAMNIISKEKKEIKWIGLPTNSAQECQNLEVEKQRRLERIKQKQSQLQELILQQIAFKNLVQRNRQAEQQANRPPPSNSVIHLPFIIVNTSKKTVIDCSISNDKFEYLFNFDNTFEIHDDIEVLKRMGMACGLESGSCSAEDLKIARSLVPKALEPYVTEMAQGSISSVYVTSSSGSASNGTRFSASDFSNGGDGMLATSSNGSQYSGSRVETPVSYVGDDDDDDDDFNENDDDD, translated from the exons GGGTTGTTTCTCTATTGGCTGTTCATCCTTCTACAGTAAATACGCTTGGAAAACAGCTCCTGCCAAAAACATTCGGACAGTCTAATGTCAACATTGCACAACAAGTG GTTATTGGTACACCTCAGAGACCTTCAGCGCCAAATACTATCCTGGTAGGAAGTCCACATACACCTAACACACATTTTGTATCACAGAACCAGACTGGCGATTCTTCACCATGGTCTGCTGG GAAGCGgaacaaaaaaggagagaagaatgGCAAGGGTTTACGTCATTTCTCTATGAAGGTTTGTGAGAAGGTACAAAGAAAAGGAACCACCTCATACAATGAGGTGGCAGACGAGTTGGTTGCAGAATTCAGTACCACTGATAATCACATTTCACCAAATGAATCA CAGGCTTATGACCAGAAGAATATTAGACGACGTGTCTATGATGCCTTAAATGTCCTTATGGCCATGAACATTATCTCtaaggagaagaaggaaatcaAATGGATTGGTCTACCTACTAACTCGGCTCAGGAATGTCAGAATTTAGAG gtggagaaacagagaagacttgaaagaataaagcaaaaacagTCTCAACTACAAGAACTCATTCTACAG CAAATTGCCTTCAAGAACCTCGTTCAGCGAAACCGTCAAGCAGAACAACAGGCAAATCGACCGCCACCTTCCAATTCTGTCATCCATTTGCCATTTATCATTGTGAACACCAGCAAGAAGACAGTGATTGACTGCAGTATTTCAAATGACAA atttgAATATCTATTTAATTTTGACAATACTTTTGAAATTCATGATGATATAGAAGTACTAAAACGAATGGGAATGGCTTGTGGGTTAGAATCTGGAAGCTGTTCAGCAGAGGACCTAAAAATTGCAAGGAGTTTGGTTCCTAAAGCTCTGGAACCATATGTGACAG aaatggCTCAGGGATCAATCAGCAGTGTATATGTCACATCTTCATCAGGTTCTGCATCAAATGGCACAAGATTTTCAGCCAG tgactTTTCCAATGGTGGAGACGGGATGTTGGCTACAAGTTCCAACGGATCTCAGTACAGTGGCTCCAGAGTTGAAACACCAGTTTCTTATGTTGGGGATGACGATGACGACGACGAcgattttaatgaaaatgatgaTGACGACTGA
- the TFDP1 gene encoding transcription factor Dp-1 isoform X3 encodes MVLIHSAAGLIEANGELKVFIDQNLSPGKGVVSLLAVHPSTVNTLGKQLLPKTFGQSNVNIAQQVVIGTPQRPSAPNTILVGSPHTPNTHFVSQNQTGDSSPWSAGKRNKKGEKNGKGLRHFSMKVCEKVQRKGTTSYNEVADELVAEFSTTDNHISPNESQAYDQKNIRRRVYDALNVLMAMNIISKEKKEIKWIGLPTNSAQECQNLEVEKQRRLERIKQKQSQLQELILQQIAFKNLVQRNRQAEQQANRPPPSNSVIHLPFIIVNTSKKTVIDCSISNDKFEYLFNFDNTFEIHDDIEVLKRMGMACGLESGSCSAEDLKIARSLVPKALEPYVTEMAQGSISSVYVTSSSGSASNGTRFSASDFSNGGDGMLATSSNGSQYSGSRVETPVSYVGDDDDDDDDFNENDDDD; translated from the exons GGGTTGTTTCTCTATTGGCTGTTCATCCTTCTACAGTAAATACGCTTGGAAAACAGCTCCTGCCAAAAACATTCGGACAGTCTAATGTCAACATTGCACAACAAGTG GTTATTGGTACACCTCAGAGACCTTCAGCGCCAAATACTATCCTGGTAGGAAGTCCACATACACCTAACACACATTTTGTATCACAGAACCAGACTGGCGATTCTTCACCATGGTCTGCTGG GAAGCGgaacaaaaaaggagagaagaatgGCAAGGGTTTACGTCATTTCTCTATGAAGGTTTGTGAGAAGGTACAAAGAAAAGGAACCACCTCATACAATGAGGTGGCAGACGAGTTGGTTGCAGAATTCAGTACCACTGATAATCACATTTCACCAAATGAATCA CAGGCTTATGACCAGAAGAATATTAGACGACGTGTCTATGATGCCTTAAATGTCCTTATGGCCATGAACATTATCTCtaaggagaagaaggaaatcaAATGGATTGGTCTACCTACTAACTCGGCTCAGGAATGTCAGAATTTAGAG gtggagaaacagagaagacttgaaagaataaagcaaaaacagTCTCAACTACAAGAACTCATTCTACAG CAAATTGCCTTCAAGAACCTCGTTCAGCGAAACCGTCAAGCAGAACAACAGGCAAATCGACCGCCACCTTCCAATTCTGTCATCCATTTGCCATTTATCATTGTGAACACCAGCAAGAAGACAGTGATTGACTGCAGTATTTCAAATGACAA atttgAATATCTATTTAATTTTGACAATACTTTTGAAATTCATGATGATATAGAAGTACTAAAACGAATGGGAATGGCTTGTGGGTTAGAATCTGGAAGCTGTTCAGCAGAGGACCTAAAAATTGCAAGGAGTTTGGTTCCTAAAGCTCTGGAACCATATGTGACAG aaatggCTCAGGGATCAATCAGCAGTGTATATGTCACATCTTCATCAGGTTCTGCATCAAATGGCACAAGATTTTCAGCCAG tgactTTTCCAATGGTGGAGACGGGATGTTGGCTACAAGTTCCAACGGATCTCAGTACAGTGGCTCCAGAGTTGAAACACCAGTTTCTTATGTTGGGGATGACGATGACGACGACGAcgattttaatgaaaatgatgaTGACGACTGA
- the TFDP1 gene encoding transcription factor Dp-1 isoform X5 yields MAKDAGLIEANGELKVFIDQNLSPGKGVVSLLAVHPSTVNTLGKQLLPKTFGQSNVNIAQQVVIGTPQRPSAPNTILVGSPHTPNTHFVSQNQTGDSSPWSAGKRNKKGEKNGKGLRHFSMKVCEKVQRKGTTSYNEVADELVAEFSTTDNHISPNESAYDQKNIRRRVYDALNVLMAMNIISKEKKEIKWIGLPTNSAQECQNLEVEKQRRLERIKQKQSQLQELILQQIAFKNLVQRNRQAEQQANRPPPSNSVIHLPFIIVNTSKKTVIDCSISNDKFEYLFNFDNTFEIHDDIEVLKRMGMACGLESGSCSAEDLKIARSLVPKALEPYVTEMAQGSISSVYVTSSSGSASNGTRFSASDFSNGGDGMLATSSNGSQYSGSRVETPVSYVGDDDDDDDDFNENDDDD; encoded by the exons GGGTTGTTTCTCTATTGGCTGTTCATCCTTCTACAGTAAATACGCTTGGAAAACAGCTCCTGCCAAAAACATTCGGACAGTCTAATGTCAACATTGCACAACAAGTG GTTATTGGTACACCTCAGAGACCTTCAGCGCCAAATACTATCCTGGTAGGAAGTCCACATACACCTAACACACATTTTGTATCACAGAACCAGACTGGCGATTCTTCACCATGGTCTGCTGG GAAGCGgaacaaaaaaggagagaagaatgGCAAGGGTTTACGTCATTTCTCTATGAAGGTTTGTGAGAAGGTACAAAGAAAAGGAACCACCTCATACAATGAGGTGGCAGACGAGTTGGTTGCAGAATTCAGTACCACTGATAATCACATTTCACCAAATGAATCA GCTTATGACCAGAAGAATATTAGACGACGTGTCTATGATGCCTTAAATGTCCTTATGGCCATGAACATTATCTCtaaggagaagaaggaaatcaAATGGATTGGTCTACCTACTAACTCGGCTCAGGAATGTCAGAATTTAGAG gtggagaaacagagaagacttgaaagaataaagcaaaaacagTCTCAACTACAAGAACTCATTCTACAG CAAATTGCCTTCAAGAACCTCGTTCAGCGAAACCGTCAAGCAGAACAACAGGCAAATCGACCGCCACCTTCCAATTCTGTCATCCATTTGCCATTTATCATTGTGAACACCAGCAAGAAGACAGTGATTGACTGCAGTATTTCAAATGACAA atttgAATATCTATTTAATTTTGACAATACTTTTGAAATTCATGATGATATAGAAGTACTAAAACGAATGGGAATGGCTTGTGGGTTAGAATCTGGAAGCTGTTCAGCAGAGGACCTAAAAATTGCAAGGAGTTTGGTTCCTAAAGCTCTGGAACCATATGTGACAG aaatggCTCAGGGATCAATCAGCAGTGTATATGTCACATCTTCATCAGGTTCTGCATCAAATGGCACAAGATTTTCAGCCAG tgactTTTCCAATGGTGGAGACGGGATGTTGGCTACAAGTTCCAACGGATCTCAGTACAGTGGCTCCAGAGTTGAAACACCAGTTTCTTATGTTGGGGATGACGATGACGACGACGAcgattttaatgaaaatgatgaTGACGACTGA
- the TFDP1 gene encoding transcription factor Dp-1 isoform X2: MVLIHSAVRRPQAGLIEANGELKVFIDQNLSPGKGVVSLLAVHPSTVNTLGKQLLPKTFGQSNVNIAQQVVIGTPQRPSAPNTILVGSPHTPNTHFVSQNQTGDSSPWSAGKRNKKGEKNGKGLRHFSMKVCEKVQRKGTTSYNEVADELVAEFSTTDNHISPNESAYDQKNIRRRVYDALNVLMAMNIISKEKKEIKWIGLPTNSAQECQNLEVEKQRRLERIKQKQSQLQELILQQIAFKNLVQRNRQAEQQANRPPPSNSVIHLPFIIVNTSKKTVIDCSISNDKFEYLFNFDNTFEIHDDIEVLKRMGMACGLESGSCSAEDLKIARSLVPKALEPYVTEMAQGSISSVYVTSSSGSASNGTRFSASDFSNGGDGMLATSSNGSQYSGSRVETPVSYVGDDDDDDDDFNENDDDD; this comes from the exons GGGTTGTTTCTCTATTGGCTGTTCATCCTTCTACAGTAAATACGCTTGGAAAACAGCTCCTGCCAAAAACATTCGGACAGTCTAATGTCAACATTGCACAACAAGTG GTTATTGGTACACCTCAGAGACCTTCAGCGCCAAATACTATCCTGGTAGGAAGTCCACATACACCTAACACACATTTTGTATCACAGAACCAGACTGGCGATTCTTCACCATGGTCTGCTGG GAAGCGgaacaaaaaaggagagaagaatgGCAAGGGTTTACGTCATTTCTCTATGAAGGTTTGTGAGAAGGTACAAAGAAAAGGAACCACCTCATACAATGAGGTGGCAGACGAGTTGGTTGCAGAATTCAGTACCACTGATAATCACATTTCACCAAATGAATCA GCTTATGACCAGAAGAATATTAGACGACGTGTCTATGATGCCTTAAATGTCCTTATGGCCATGAACATTATCTCtaaggagaagaaggaaatcaAATGGATTGGTCTACCTACTAACTCGGCTCAGGAATGTCAGAATTTAGAG gtggagaaacagagaagacttgaaagaataaagcaaaaacagTCTCAACTACAAGAACTCATTCTACAG CAAATTGCCTTCAAGAACCTCGTTCAGCGAAACCGTCAAGCAGAACAACAGGCAAATCGACCGCCACCTTCCAATTCTGTCATCCATTTGCCATTTATCATTGTGAACACCAGCAAGAAGACAGTGATTGACTGCAGTATTTCAAATGACAA atttgAATATCTATTTAATTTTGACAATACTTTTGAAATTCATGATGATATAGAAGTACTAAAACGAATGGGAATGGCTTGTGGGTTAGAATCTGGAAGCTGTTCAGCAGAGGACCTAAAAATTGCAAGGAGTTTGGTTCCTAAAGCTCTGGAACCATATGTGACAG aaatggCTCAGGGATCAATCAGCAGTGTATATGTCACATCTTCATCAGGTTCTGCATCAAATGGCACAAGATTTTCAGCCAG tgactTTTCCAATGGTGGAGACGGGATGTTGGCTACAAGTTCCAACGGATCTCAGTACAGTGGCTCCAGAGTTGAAACACCAGTTTCTTATGTTGGGGATGACGATGACGACGACGAcgattttaatgaaaatgatgaTGACGACTGA